The following DNA comes from Poecilia reticulata strain Guanapo linkage group LG16, Guppy_female_1.0+MT, whole genome shotgun sequence.
GATCACCTTGCTAACACACATCTGTTTTCAGCTTTGCCCACATATTTTCTATAGGACTAAAAACAGAGTGCTGTGAAGCCCACtctcaaataatatttttttgttcttaagcCTCTTTTGTAACTAATTTGACATCATAATTTAGGTCAAGAAAGAGGTCTCGAGAAGATGCTTTAATATTTCCATGTCATATTTTCTCTTCAAATGCCATCTAATTGTGTAAAGCAAAACacacccacagcatgatgctgccactcctGTTTTTTCTAGTTGGAATGGTGTTATCAGACTAAAATGCTTCTCCATCTTTTCTCCAAATATAGCAATGTTTATAATGCTCAACGCTTAATTCTTTTTAATGATCCACAAGATATGTGTCAAAATATTCAGATATCCATCCCTTACTACAACTGTTGTAtatatttctgttgcttttggagTGATCTCATACCTTGTGTTGTGCAGGTTTTACTGTGGATAATGATActttttttccagcttcagCAAGCAAAGTCTTTTACTTTAGTTCTGGAGCTGATGAGCATATTTCTTACCAAAACACGTCCTTTTCTGGGACGCAGAGTGGACATTCAGATGGTGCTTCTACTTGTATTTGTTTGTATAGATCTAACTTTTGGAGTCCGTAGTTCTCCTGATATCTCAGCTGATTTCTTTCGATTTTCCCTTGGTGTCTCAGAAGAAAGCAATGTGCTTGAGGCGATGCCTTGCAATACACACACAATGGCGCCTAAATAAAGTCAGAAAGCGTGAGCCTATTGGAAGCTTACAAAGCCATGACTTCATTTTCTGGTTGTACTCAAcctttttaaaagcatattaATCTCAGAGTGGGTAAATTACTTAAATAAGGAACGTCAAAACAGAGTCgtttaaaaaattttcaaaattatttttcctttctttattctgttttgttaATCTTCACCAATATTGGATAACGGTATGTAAATATCTAGTTTACTGTTCAAGTATGCTGTATCTACTGTTATGAAAAGTAGTTTCCCAACAGCTGAACGTCCATCATCGCAGGTTATGGTCAACAGTTTATTCCTGTGTCTTATAATTAGAGCAAGTAAATGAATCAAAAAGTTAAGGATGTTTGTGTAAACCAGTGTTTAAAAGTTCAGCAGCACTCTCCTGAATCAACCAAGTCAATTTGCCTCACAATTACTTATTGCTGATGCAAGAAATAGTGCGAATCATGCCTCATGCAAGCGTGAgattaaacagcagcagcagcagccggttGTGCCAAAGAGCAAGAAAAATGCAGCTTGATAGCTCCGAAACAGATACAAACCTCCAGCATTAACAGGCTATGTCTGATATAAATTGAGTCACCCTCAATTTTCTTAGCTCTTTTCTGTGaagaatgaaaagaacaaaaaacaaaaaaaagtgtgggTTTGTTTCAGTTTCCCTGTACGCTGGCATCACACTGCCGCATGGTGGACATGCATTGTATGAAGTTCACTAATGTGTTAAACACAACAGATGGGAAAGAACAGAGAGGCGTTCATGCAAAATGATTTGGTGCAAAGTGACCAAAACTGTCCTATGCTAGCAAAGAAGAAGGACTTCTataatgaaaaactgaacaaaaacacctGTTAGTCTAAGATCATGCATGTGTGCATTCCAGTGTTAAAGACAGcaagcaaaacttttaaaacgtACAACTTATACTGAGGCGAGGAAAGAATACTTAACAAATCAGACTGCCTCTAAAGTAGTCTTCAAGACCAGATTCTTACACATTCTGTTCGTAACTGCATTTCGTCTGgttcttaaaaataaactgtacatCTCTTGAACCTGATATATTTAAGTTTACACCTAGCTGTACGGAAGCACAACATGAGAAGAGGGTGGCATTAGTCCTTTCAGATGCAAAAATCGGAAGTGGAGAGACGCATGAGCGGCACCGAGAGTCTGACCTTTCGCATTTGCACCCCTTCCACGATCGTCCTCTCGCTCTCAGACTCGTGCTACCCCggggggaggagagaggaagatgtgttagcgccctctgctggttgCGTTAATAAAAACCATGTCCTGTGAGGGTCAGTGTGCTACAGGCTTGAGCCTGCCACTAACCTGGATGTACCCATTGATGGTGGATATCAGTGAAGAATCTACGTCTCTCTGCTCCCTCGACACTGCTGACTACAGCAGCAAGAGACACAGTTTACGCTCATGCATAAAATGTCTCTGTACACGTTACGCTCTTAGGTGTTCTTTCTGAATCAGTAAcaatttcaacatattttcaacCATTCAAGATCATAGATAAGATTTTTACCTTAAATGCATAAAGATTCTACACAGTTGACATACAATTATGGATGTAGAAAAATTTAGTTGGATTTCCCTACAGGTCAAACTGGATTAACACTGTACTTAACAGTGTTATGTactattcaaattcaaattcataaTACTTTAtagatcccaaagggaaataaaacataacaaatataataaaatataataatatgttAATGTGTGCTTTTCCACATACTCATCTTCTGTTTCACACAGTTCCAGTTAAGTTTGGCAAACtttacatgtttatgtttgagaTGGTAGAACAGAAATGGTTATTTTCTATGGTGTACTAACTCTTTTTACCCATCTTTACAAAGGGTGCCAAGAGATTTGTCctcatctttattttgttttatgttgctttCCTTTTAGACATTTGTGCATTTGTCAGCCCAGACAGATACAAGAGTaaataaaatgagctaaatACCTTGATTTCAGACACTGCCTCTATTTTTGAGGGCTCTGCAGCTTCTACCGTGACTTCCAGCTTCCTCTCTTCCAGGCGACTGGTCTTTATGGGAGTGGAGGTCTGGGGCTGGTCGAAGGGAGCCATGGGGATCCCTGCATCCGCCAGCGCGGCCTGAGAGAAGACTGGAGCACTGACAGGACGTGCGCCCCTCTGCGTGCTCACAACTACAgaaaaaatgtaaggaaaacTGATATTAATAGAAAGAATTATTATGTTTGCGGTTCTTAGGTTAACATGTTTAATAACTAAggtatttttttcagatgttcGCACATCGttaagtttttaaatgcaacattgtCACAATCAGCAACCATACTTACCGCACTCAGTCGCCctgtaatgaaataaatgcaaaaactgaaaGCGCATACTGTACCTCATGTGTTTTCAGTTCGcttggttttaaaagaaaaacatatgagAATAAAACTTAGGCAAGAAGCATAAATCCTCAGGGGGACATGATGGAAGCAGcgtgttttaattaaaataatccaaTGGTTGCGCAAAAGCAGTTAAGTCAAGTCGCATAATAGGCAAAATGTTCATGACTCATTCAAATGTCGAGAACAAAACAGCATTATTTCTCCAGTCTGCAAAAACTGCCAGGTGGAAAATGTGAGAGGAGGCCTGGGCATCAGCCCGTGTATCCAGGCAGCAAATGTTAGTAAATGTTTCATGACGCAAAGAAACCCACAAGTGAGCATTAGTCAAAaacactccacacacacacaaaaaaagtaaacagtACCTGACTCTTTGGCATCAAAATCTAGCAGAACAAACCAGTCATCAGTGACATCTGTGTGTATGACTGGACGCCTTTCTTCCAGGATCCGCATTTCAAACTGTGGCTTCTTCTCAGAAATTTCAACCCTTTTTGCGGCCACAGCAGATGGAACTCTGACCTCTGATCGGACCCTGAGGCTTTCAGGGGCAGCAACTAGCATAGATATGAACGAGGCATTATTGTGGAAAAGAAGTGAACAGCATCAACAGCCCTCAGGGCCTTCATagcataaaactgaatttacacAAGTAATTTGTACGTGTTTCGTTGAACCCTTCTTTCATAATATACCTGATGTTTTTAGGTCTGGATACAGAAGAACAAACCAATCGTCTTCCACTTCTATTTGGGGCTGACGTTCCTTCACTACTTCTTTCTTCTGCCAAGTCTCATCCACAATAGTAACCCTCTGCTGTGTTCTTTTCTCTGTGGCTACAAACTTTTTGTCTGTTCTCGCTTCAGGAACAGGGAAGACACGTTGCTCCACAGCCACTGGCACGGAATcagaaggaaaaactaaaatgaaaggTATTCTGGGggttttctttctattttaaaatctgtatctcaaaaagctcaacaaaaccaacaaaaagtatGCCGTTTCAGACtaagtagagatgcaccaattcCTCTGCATTTGATGTGAATGAAACGATTTTCCTGTTGGCCCATAAACACACTACAACATGCTAACTTGTGATACTCGTATTTTAATTGCGGAAGTTTCTCTaagtgaggaaaaaagaaatggaacCATTTATAAAATCAGTAAGGATTAGCATTGTAGGCTACCGGACCTGCGGCCCATAAACTGGGGTTCAACGGACTTACTCAACTCAGCAGAAGgttcaaagttaaaaacatcaaataacaGCAACTACATGATTATATTTAGATATTACTGCAAAAAATGAGACTACATGCACCTATTTCCATAAaagctagcattagcactgCAGCACAGCTAGCTACAACAAGACTTGGAAAAGTGGGACCTGTTTAAATTTTCCACAAGCCATTACTTTTGAAGTAGTGTGATGcttttaatgaatattaattGGTTATTAACATCCAGAATAAAAATGGTTTGGTGAGAAATTTTCACTTGTGATTCCCGTTTACAATGTATCACAAGAAACCTTGGTCCTACATTAGCCTTTGTAGATCAAAGACTAGTGTGATTGCTTTATAATTGAAACTTGAACGAACATCCATTACCACTTAAATTTGtgagattaattttaatatatagcatgttggactttgtttttatcattctAAATGTCTTACTATTACTACAACCACAATGTTATTGTAACCAgaaccaataaaaaatatatctattgGAGAAAAATGGGaatcagctgaaataaaaatccagagGTTAAAAAGTGACCTCAACAAATTGGTAATTGGTACATCTCTAGCCCCCAGTAACAGCATACTGGTTGAACTGTGGAATAGACAACATATCTGCCTAATTGAAATAGGCAAACAGCCATAGCATAGTACCTGATACTTTTGGTGCCACATCTAGCAGCTCAAACCAATCATCATCCTCATATGTTGGTTGTGGCAGGTTAATCACAGTCACAGCGGGTGGCCTCAGATCCTCCTTGACGAACTTTGGTTTTGGTTCACTGGGTTCAGGTGTCTTAACAACCCTCTGAACCTCAGCAACTGACACAGAAAAATTAGGATTGATAAACTTTAAGCACATAGCAGAGTATATACTGCCTTTAGCCAATTAAAAGTACCTGGTGCAGTGGGAATGGGTTTTTCTTGAGTAATGTTAAACAAGACAACCCAATCATCGTCTTCCATGTTTGACTGAGGTGGGGGCTGGCTTGGCCTAATTTTAGGAGAACGAGTACCCTCTTGCCCGCTGGTCGCACTAATTATCACTTCTTCATAAGTTCTAATCTCTGTGGTTTTTGCTTCCTTGTACGCTGCAATCTCTGTGGTTTTTGCCTCGACTTCAAACGTCTCTGCCATCTTTTGAACAGACTCAGCTGGGGCAGCTGGTGcacataaaatatgcaaatggtTGAGTTTCACTTGTGTACAtgaatctacaaaaaaaatgtgattacaACATAAATTGATCTTATACCTGTGGGTATGATAACTGGCTTGTCACAAACAATGTCAAACAGCATGAGCCAGTCATCATCTGTCTCCGGAAGAGGCTGGAAAGGCTGTGGACTAATTGGATATAACCTTTGCTCTACACGTTTTGCTTCAACTGGAACAACTGGACTGATTTTAGCTGGTTCTGGCACAGAAACTGAAacgaataaaacaaacatttacttatGACTCCTGTCAAACATATTGTAGgaattttctctaaataaagacatttgaaggATAAAGGTACCTGGAGGAATATAAGACTCTACTTTGGGCGGTATGTCCAGCAGCAGATACCAATCATCGTCTCGGTGGCTCACTGGATACAACATTATCTGCTCTGGAGGTTTCTTGTCATGTTTCTGAGTCACAGTCTCCTTAACTACAACTACAACCTCCCTTGTCCTCTCTACTGCCTCTGAGACAGTGACAGTTGCCTTCTTTTCTTTGGGAAGAATCTGAACATATTCAGGCATTGATGCTatagacaaaacaaaagtaagtaGTATGCTGTCAGAGACCGGCAATGGACTTAAAAATCAGTGGTCAGATTTGGATTTAAGTGTACAGTATACAGTAGTAATACCTGGCTGTAGAAGTGATGTTCCCCTATCTGGAAGATCAAGCAGACTGAACCAGTCATCTTCTGCTTGCCTTggtatttgttttctttcagtatcCTCTACAAAAATCTCAACTCTTTTGTCTCCCTGATCAACAGCTGGGACACGTTCAATCTGGGATTTGGAGACACCTCCTGATAGACTCActtcaacaacaaaaccaaaataaagcaTAATTCAGTCTTTCCTGTCTGTAATACGATAAAGAGAGTGAAAGAACCGATCCAATTAATCTGCAAAGCAGCATGGGAGACGGTATGTTTGTCAGTACCTGGTTCTATATATGTAGTTTGTCTAGGAGGAACGTCCAGCAACGCAAACCAGTCATCATCCCTCTCAGTCACTGACTGGATTTCTTTAAGACATCTTGGAGACTCTTGGGTAATCTGTCTCTCTTCAACTACTACTTTGTAATCTTCTGAAACTTCAGCCACAGGGACAAACTGCCCTTCATCCATCTGGGCTTCCTTTATTGTTACTGATAAATGGAAGCAGGAGAGGACTTTTTCAATCCACAGGCGTAAGCACATATTTTATCTGCAAGCAAGCAGAATACAAGGCAGAAGAGCAAATGCAGCACACACTGTTTCAGCAGTACCTGGTTCTATCCAGGTTTCTCTTTGAGTTTCTTGTATCATCTGTCTCTCTTCAATTTCCACCTTGTAATCTTCTGAAACTTCAACCACAGAGACAAACTGCCCTTCATCCATCTGGGCTTCCTTCATTGCTACTGATAAATGGAACCAGGGGAAGATTTTCTCACTGTTTTATCAACAAGCAGCAATACAGTGCAGAAGAGCATTGTTCATTTGgttcatttgcaaaaacaacatacaCCATTTTAACAGTACCTGCTTCTACATATTTGGTTTCTGTTGGAGGCCCCGCAAGCAACACAAACCAATCATCCACCCTTTCCACGAGTGCTGGTTGTTGCAGGATCCGTGTCTGCTCCTGAATTTCCTCTTCTCCTACCTGTCTCTTCGCCACTGATCTTAAATACGTGCTCTCATCTACAGCAGTGAATAATCAAGAGGGTAAAGACGCAAAGAAATTGAACAGAGGCGGCAATGTGTTCTGCAGgccaaaagcagcaaaagtcCACACGTGAGGTTGTTCCCACAAGAAACTTCTCATGCAACCTTCTAATCCACAAAGGAGCACAATAGCAGTGAGCACAAATGCAATTCAAAGaacagtagtagtagtagttggtgaatgtattattaatatttgccACATGACGGCCATCTCTTGCAAACCGGTTAGAGCATTAGAAAGATTAGTCGAAGATCAAAATGGCTCACAGAGTAACATACTGTACCTGATGGGCTGAAAACTGGCGGGTGGTAAAAAAGCAGGTACCATTCATCCTCATTTTCTTCCTCAACTGGATTTCCAAAATAAAGCCTCTCTGTGACCTCTCTCTCGGTCTGTTTTTCTAACATCCCATTTGACTCCCCGCTCTCATCCACAATCATCACCCTCTTCCCGTCCCTGCGCTCAATCTTCTGCATAATCACAACAGACGTGGCCCCAGAAACATCTGAAGAGTCAAACTTTTGCTGGACGTCTTCCTGCCATTCCTTCTGTATCTCTCGTACCTTGGCCCTCAGACTTTCATCTAACTGATTCAGATCGTTTTCCTCTTCAGGTACCAagccttttaaaaacacagctttaatttgttcttcTAGTTCATCCACTTCATCCTCATCTGTCTCCATCCTCTTCATAAATCTCTGTAAAACCACCTGATCCAAATCCCCCTCTTCTGCTCTTAATCTTTCAACCTCTTCTTGCCCCAGTTGCTCTTCGATGATCCTCTGAATCCTCTCTGACACCTCACTCGCTTCCTGTAGTCTTTCCTCCAAGTCCCTCACTTTTCTCAGTTTCCCCTCCAGATCTTCGATCTCTGTCAATGTGTCTATCAAGGTCACAGACTTCTGCAGTCTCTCAATGACTTGCTCGGTAGTCTCTTCTTGTTTGACCACTGATGTGACAAGCTCCTCCAAACGGATCTGGGACTGGATTTTATGAGAGGCTGAGAAGAGCAAAAAGATCAATCAAACACCTAACTAATCTAGAATATATGGCAGGCTGTTAAGTTTTATTAAGTAAGTTTgaaaaagttaataattccCCCAAACAActcacacaaaatattttcttcagacTCAGATAAGAACCGACCAAAGTATAGGTACCAGTCATCCTGCTGGTATGGTGCAGGTTTATGTAGAGGGTCCGGAGAGGAGTATCCAGAGCTGGGTTTGGCTGGCACCAgagataataataatgatgtgCTACAATCAGTTAATTGTCCTTTTCTATTTGTGCAAAACAGTAGCATGCTTACTTCAGCTTTTCATATTGAGGGAATATAATAATGACccatttataaacattttaaacagctACATTGtgattaaaatagaaaatgacagaaatgcgGATGGGCATCTATAGTGAAGGTACCTTGGTGTTCCACAAAATCAAAAGTCTCCACAGTGGCTACAGCAGGTTGACGATACAGAAGGTCAGACCACTCGCCTTCCTTTAGGTACTGCTGTTGCTGTTCACTGATAATTTGAGAGCCACCATCTATGGTCTCAGTGCCCTGCCAGGTCACAGACTGTTCTTCCTCCCTGGACTGAGAGGAAGTCTGCTCAGACTCCCCTCTGGCTGTGAAGAGATGGTGCGGTGATTGAAGTTACATAATGATTCTGCAGAACAGATGACGACTGTTGTGGATGCTTCATGGTGCTTCAAGCAGGCTTTTAGCCTAGTTAGGTGCaagcattgtttgtttttttacctttggACTTGGATTATTGTAAGTCCAAAAAGATGAGGTTAGTGCCAGCAAGATAAAAAATGCAACTCATCTTCTAGAACAAGAGCAAAATGGCTTATTATTGTACCTTGCACAACCTTGATTAAAGAATGCTGCTGCAGAAGTGATGAGTGAGTTATTCAGTTAGGAGGTAATATGAGGTGAAAGCCATTTGTGAGATAAAGCTCTCCACTTTAAAATGAGGAAGCACAATTTCAACACTGGAAATTACTCcgacagagaaacaaaacaggaagtcggaatatttttgttccttttaccATGCAGAGTAATCAAAAATAACTGATTCTTGTTACTGAACGTCCACAATTGGTCGTAGTTACCAAGTTGAagagctgcatttttaaaatattaaagcgataaaaaaaaaaaagaaaatgtgaaggcATGTTGATAAAAGCGATGACGCTGAAAGCAATTAGCGAGAAACCGGCAATGTGTCCGCCTCATGTGCATCCTGGTACCTGGAAATTCCACAGAAGGCTGGCCAGAGAATGACCTATCATCAGCCTCAGATCTGCATGATTCAGAGAGTTGCTGCAGAAACTGGAGAGTCTCATCTCCAGCTGCAAGTGTAAAACAAGTCATAATGTTACTTATCAACCTTTAAGCTTATAGCAAGAAACAAACTatttcagacacacacactttacCCTACCTCCATCCAAGGTACGTGACAGCCTCTTGCTAGCAGAGCGTGTGAATCGAGGCGCTGGGCGGTCAATCATGGAGCTCGCCTGCCGGGTCTGGGCTTGAGTACGGCCGCTGTACCGGAACTTGGAACCCAAGACAAGAAAACGACGGGACGATGGAGGCTCCACTAATGGAACCCTgagaaaaagacacattttttttgttttataaatttttttattcttaaaataatcggaatcaaaatatatatatatatcattaaATTGTATGAGTTGTAAAGAAGTTTATATATTATCTTTAATATCTAAAATtccttaaaacatttattttagccaTGACCTTTGTGGCTTGCACTCTTTCTGGAAGCTGTCAATAACTGACAATTTGACACCCATAACTTACATTTCTCTACTAAAGAGGATTTAACTTGGTCTTAAGATATTCTAGTTTTACTGAGAAAGAATTTCAACAGCTGTACGATAGATTCTCTAAAAGAAACAGTTATAAATCCTTGAAATATATTATTCTCAGTGTAATGAACGTATAAATGagtttaacttttcaaaaatataatttcaactgttttattgcgatgcaaaaaaatgttaaagggctAATGCTTAGTCTTGAACAACGAGTATTTAGCTTTTCCTAAACACTCATCAACATGAGTCTTAAATTACTGTGCCTTGTAAGCCTATCTAGAGTATACAGAGAAACTGAGAATTATCCTTTGTTTCAGGTAAAACAGTGAAAAGAAACTTTTCTCTACCTGAAGAAAGTATGATGCTCAACGCAAACTTTCCAAAGTTTCTTTGAGGCTTTGTAGTTGGGCAGCTTGAAGCCAATTGTGCTCTCATACTGCTCTTGCTGCAGGggaagaaacaaatcaaaatcaagAGACATCGCCTGCAACCGATGACAAAATCATTTTGATGTCAactgaaataaagtttatattcatGTGTGCATCTCAAAAGTATATGCCTCTGTGGATACTTAAGCATCAACTTCAATACAACAAATGCATACACTTCATTAAAATAATAGGATTTTAGTTAAACAATTATAACCAGTTAAATTATAATGGTGAAAAAATGGATGAGAAAACTAAGAATATATGGTTAACCACAGTGGGTCTCATAAATTAAGGTTCTGACTCAGAATAAGTATAAATGTTTTGATcagatttaaaatcaaaatgactGCCTGAGGTTTACCTCTGACGCTCTGATTTTGATAAAGAAGCTGCTCCGTTTGTAAGAAATTTTAAGCACTTTGGGCCATGGGAAACGATTGATCCTCAGCTTGTCCTTGTAAACCATCAGACCACTGGAGCAAACACCCAGTGTGATGTCGACACCATCGAGATCCTGCAAGCAAGAAGGAAAATGTCAATAAGTGTCATGGCATGACCTCTTGGTATTTTCAGAAAACAGTCACAAGGGGGCACTCTTTCTTTCCTAATTAATGTTGTGGAGGTCATGGGGTTTGAAACGTTATAACCCTTTCATTTTTATCTCAGAAGGTTATAGAATCAATTTTGTTATTAAATCTTAATGATGCAAAACGTGACTGCTGCCGCAAAATATTaccaagaaattaaaaacatgaaaaaggaaaagtacaaaaatttCAGACacaagtttatttgcaaagcattaaaacaaaatgtcaaaacttttttaaaatgttaaagaattaGGAAAATTACCCACCTTGGCTTGGTGCAGGTCAACTCCGTACATTGCAAGTTTCTTGGCATTTTCCAGAAACAGCAAATCTGCTTGGGCTGGACTCATTGACCTTCAcatgaaaagagaaacattttcaaagacgACTCATTCAAAGGTTAAACAAAAATGCTTACCGTTCAATTGAGCAAAAACAATCTTACTCGTACTTAATAACCACGATAAAAATGATCTGATGACaaatttctatttttcaaaTCATACAGGCCCTTTAATGACCTGTAAGTGCGGTGCAGCTCCATCactttctcctccagctccttgcTTTGTCCGGGTGCCAGGTTCAGATCTTTAACGTAGTCTGTCCCGTGAACCTCCGGGTCGTATTCTCCCAGCTCAGACTGGACCGTGTAGGAGCCCAGCAGGGACAGGGTGACAAAGGAGCAAGGAAGAACACCTTGCAGAATGTCCTTCCTGAGCTGGAGACACAGGAAATATCTGcgaaagaaagacaaagacgTGTTAAGATATTTACATGGGAAGTTGTTTtcaaacaacaatgaaaaatgaaaacagaaaaaaattagcCGATAGAGACAGTCCATCACTTTTTAGGTGATGTTCTGTTTAAGAGTTTATAATGAAATATCTTTTTTCCAGTAAATATCGCATGACACTGTTGTTCAGAATAAATTCAGGTGAGTTAGTCCCAGACGTTGAAGCCATCAGCTAAATTGATAGAGGTCAACACTGATATGTTTCTTTTGTCTTAAAACAGcaccaatgtaaaaaaaaaaaaaaaaaaaaaaacattagcagtTTCAGCTAATTTTAAGACCTCTCAAattattgtcacatttaaattggGTGGTTATTTACACAGACATCAATGGTATGTTAATAGGATTGTTCATCTCTGGTCTGTGACTGACAGATGCGTATCTTGGCACACTGCCAAGGATCTGGCTCCTTGGTAAATTCAtggattaaaaagaagaaaaactaaatgagacaagacaagacagttTACCCTTCAATAACAATATACAATACTTATTTTAGAGCATACCATACACCGTTCTATACGATGTGAGTTGTGGTGAAAATTTGTTTCAAGCAAAGCTGAATTAGTGGTGAACTTCATTGTCCATTTTGGTCGTCCAAACATCAAATATACCTGACCATGCATTGATACACAGAGTAGACTTGCTCTTCCTCATCTTAGCTCTTGGGGGTATAGCCAATCAGTACTGAGAAAAATGgatggctgctttgcaaatgccagccagCACTGTGTCATGGTATCTCAAGTTTTTCAGATATTCTTCACAGCTGCTCTACCAGCTGTGAAAAGCTGGTAGAGCAGAATTTTATAGCTGTTGTGAAAAGCTGCTCTAACCAGCTATATTGAATCTTGCAACTTAGTGAATCTCAACATCcctagttttttgttttctacatgGGATACTAATGTCGGAGTCACcaccaaaaatattcatatgtgAAACATGTACTGAGGAGGgaaaatttaaacataaaatgttttgtttttttttgctttttacacattgcttactttttttttatcagacatTTACTAAAAAATTTTTGTGTTCTGTTCTCAATATGTTTGTGTTGCACCTAATTCTACCTCAGTATCCTTTATGAACAGTCATTATTCACATATCcaagctttttgtttgtgctgatgtctttttctttaaatttagctttgtaacaaaaagaaaagaagaaaaaaaacatatgagacccaaatgacactttaaagGTTCTTAAAATTAGCATTTGCATAGACAATTAGGATGTTTTTCAGATTGTAGTTGTTTAAGATGGCAGAAGTCCCCTTCGGTCTTGATTTCTCACAGACAAACTGTTAGCCAAATCTCTACCAACTGATCCGGATTTACACTAAAAGAAGATGCTAAGAAAGTTATCTACTGTAGGTAAAATATCAGGTTGCTAATAACCTTTCAACAGAGCCTCATTTCAAAGATCATGAACCGTCCCTTTAATATCATCATGAAGCggaagaggatggatggatggatggatggatggatggatggatggatggatggatggatggatggatggatggatggatggatggatggatggatggatggaNNNNNNNNNNNNNNNNNNNNNNNNNNNNNNNNNNNNNNNNNNNNNNNNNNNNNNNNNNNNNNNNNNNNNNNNNNNNNNNNNNNNNNNNNNNNNNNNNNNNNNNNNNN
Coding sequences within:
- the LOC103478711 gene encoding uncharacterized protein LOC103478711 isoform X3 — encoded protein: MDCLYRLIFFCFHFSLLFENNFPCKYLNTSLSFFRRYFLCLQLRKDILQGVLPCSFVTLSLLGSYTVQSELGEYDPEVHGTDYVKDLNLAPGQSKELEEKVMELHRTYRSMSPAQADLLFLENAKKLAMYGVDLHQAKDLDGVDITLGVCSSGLMVYKDKLRINRFPWPKVLKISYKRSSFFIKIRASEQEQYESTIGFKLPNYKASKKLWKVCVEHHTFFRVPLVEPPSSRRFLVLGSKFRYSGRTQAQTRQASSMIDRPAPRFTRSASKRLSRTLDGAGDETLQFLQQLSESCRSEADDRSFSGQPSVEFPARGESEQTSSQSREEEQSVTWQGTETIDGGSQIISEQQQQYLKEGEWSDLLYRQPAVATVETFDFVEHQAKPSSGYSSPDPLHKPAPYQQDDWYLYFGRFLSESEENILSSHKIQSQIRLEELVTSVVKQEETTEQVIERLQKSVTLIDTLTEIEDLEGKLRKVRDLEERLQEASEVSERIQRIIEEQLGQEEVERLRAEEGDLDQVVLQRFMKRMETDEDEVDELEEQIKAVFLKGLVPEEENDLNQLDESLRAKVREIQKEWQEDVQQKFDSSDVSGATSVVIMQKIERRDGKRVMIVDESGESNGMLEKQTEREVTERLYFGNPVEEENEDEWYLLFYHPPVFSPSDESTYLRSVAKRQVGEEEIQEQTRILQQPALVERVDDWFVLLAGPPTETKYVEAVAMKEAQMDEGQFVSVVEVSEDYKVEIEERQMIQETQRETWIEPVTIKEAQMDEGQFVPVAEVSEDYKVVVEERQITQESPRCLKEIQSVTERDDDWFALLDVPPRQTTYIEPVSLSGGVSKSQIERVPAVDQGDKRVEIFVEDTERKQIPRQAEDDWFSLLDLPDRGTSLLQPASMPEYVQILPKEKKATVTVSEAVERTREVVVVVKETVTQKHDKKPPEQIMLYPVSHRDDDWYLLLDIPPKVESYIPPVSVPEPAKISPVVPVEAKRVEQRLYPISPQPFQPLPETDDDWLMLFDIVCDKPVIIPTAAPAESVQKMAETFEVEAKTTEIAAYKEAKTTEIRTYEEVIISATSGQEGTRSPKIRPSQPPPQSNMEDDDWVVLFNITQEKPIPTAPVAEVQRVVKTPEPSEPKPKFVKEDLRPPAVTVINLPQPTYEDDDWFELLDVAPKVSVAVEQRVFPVPEARTDKKFVATEKRTQQRVTIVDETWQKKEVVKERQPQIEVEDDWFVLLYPDLKTSVAAPESLRVRSEVRVPSAVAAKRVEISEKKPQFEMRILEERRPVIHTDVTDDWFVLLDFDAKESVVSTQRGARPVSAPVFSQAALADAGIPMAPFDQPQTSTPIKTSRLEERKLEVTVEAAEPSKIEAVSEIKSAVSREQRDVDSSLISTINGYIQHESESERTIVEGVQMRKEFEKPQEDLLRHHASISELKRNFMEAVPEPRQSEWDKRLSTHSPFRTVGINGQPLPNADGSVCISPSCKSSETKTLHEDARNNFGGAEASGPSESRQSEPDIVEGLGAPVEESLCDHEEVVVFETLLVPLVEVEMAQLALPVESNCKALDKIPEEEGTCLVAPECSGGIVGLSPPSFFWSDGPKVMRCSQPPLVQTHTVTITAVSNSLPGDISTTEVPIVPTKTFTYESSKMTDDGTDEDKDSSFSTSKTVTSETSSGTTVTTTTTHISKVVKSGSSETRVEKRIVITADSDVDQEKEKHGGASAL